The Denticeps clupeoides chromosome 4, fDenClu1.1, whole genome shotgun sequence genome segment GGCATTTACAACAGGGTTCAAAACTCCctgtaaaaaattatatatatatatagacacacacacacacacacacaaagaaatacaCACTTATACCAATAGCCCTTTAGAAAACTTATTTCCCTTAAACTTTTTATACTTACCGCTACTTGCTGCTGAGGAGGAAGCATTCCAGGCTGTGGAAAGCCTCCAAAGAATGGCATTCCCTGTtcaataaaaaagggaaaacatgTCCTTTGTTAGCAAATTAAAACACATCTTTaggtttgtatgtaaaaatgcacattctTTCATTCACACCCATTTTACATAAGGTTTCATCAGATCATTAGGCAACAAAGTAGAGAACCTTCTGGAATAGAGAACCCTCTAAAACTGAACACCCTACATTATGTTAAGAATTgatcatttacaaaaaaaaacataccccATTTGGAGGTAGGACAGGGAACTGTTGTGGCTGCGGGACAAGAGAATTGGGAAACCCAACCGGCGCTCCAGGGAAAACTTGTGGCTGCATCATGAATGGAGAGACACCAGGAACCACCTGTAGGATGAAGGAAGTCATTTACTCTGCTCGCCAAGCTGCAGCAGGGCCCGAGGAGCTGTGAGCAGGCCTGACCTGAGCTATTGGAGGCAGACCGAGGATGCCAGTGCCTCCAGTCAGAATAGCCGGAGCTAGACGTCCTCCTACTACCAGCCCAGGGGTGAGTCCCGGGGTAAGTCCTGGGTTTACTCCGGGCAAGATGCCCCCATTCAGACCCGCAATTAGTGCTAGTTTCTGGCAAGAAAAAATGATGTTTATGTAATTTGCTGACAAGTGGTGCACTGCCATGcaatcattaaaaacaaaaatataatacacGAAAAAACCGCCCTGGACTTACCTTTCCTGAGTTGACCTGCAAAAAAAGAATGACACGCTTTATTATAAATTTTcttaatacaataaaatgttcaaaaccTTATCCAATGGATACTTACATTAAATATGGCCAGAGTGAGGGCTACAATGAGCAAGACCTTCATCTTGTACCGCCTCTGcaaaaaatatcattaaaagcCAGTAAGACAATGATAATTGTAATTGACACAAAATCAGAGCATGCAGCTTACTTGTGTCTGTCAGTGGAGCAACAGATAGCGAATAAGATTCAAGCTGGCATATATTCTGTTTGCAACATTAGAGGAACCAATGAGAATTCACACACTAATCCATTTGTTTGTCAAAAATTGTCACCAGAGATGGGATTATTACCTCATGACATGCACTTTTGTGGTATTTTCAGctgttttttacataaaatttcACAACTCTATTGTACTTGATGATGTATCATTGGACTCATTGGACTCAGTGACGTATCACAAGAGATCACAAAGGTTTTGGATAtgaggtttttctttttaaaccttTGTGGTGAGAGGTGGTAAAGAGTCTTTGGACATGAGGTCTTTCGTTTTGAACCACATGTGGCAGATATGGCCACAAAAAGGTTTTTATGATAAATGTGGTGGAAATGTGTTCAGTAAACACAATCGTCTCATGAGGAGTCTCAAAATCATGTGGGAAAGTAGATGaggtaatattttaaattactACCTTTGGCAGTGTTTCACTGCCATAATTGTGCCTGTTGACTGAAAAAGCCAGACACTGCACTTGCTGGTATTACAAAGGTTTAGTGATTCAGCTTTGAGGTGGGTGGGTGGCAAACTTAGACATTAAGAGGTATGCAGATGTCTAGAATTCATTGTATTTATTAACTACATTGTAagagaaaatacaaatacataaaaatgtacataacatcaacaaaaaatacaatgtcATAATGCAATGGGGTTTCATAAAAGCAATTGCAtgcaaaattaacaaaaatacatgaaagtttacataattttatgtacatacattttaagTAAAGACATGTAATGAAAGACATGTGGGGTCGATCTGAGCATCTGTCTGGGGCAATCAAAAAGGCAGATGTTTATCACGTGTGGTTATTTAGTCTGTGATGGGTGCATTGTCAGCACATATCAGAGACATTGAGTGTATCAGTATCACAGATACAGCTAACCAGACCATGTTCATCAGGTCTGCTGCTTCATCATTGCTTGTGGTCGTGAAAAATGAATGATACATTTCAAATTATATGCTGTTCAGATTGTTTGGTTATGAAACTTCTGCACCTAATATTTTGTTGTATTGTATTTACTCATGCTGGATTATAATGTTTCATCACAAAGAGCATAATAATGGGATCTGTATGATAATGCTTCATCACACACAAGTCATAAAAACCACAAAGAATCAATGGTTATAGTCtattatgttttattgattGTTCAATCACTGATCAAAGCAGAACTTAGCAGAACTGTAAGGATAGGCTGTTCCTTCTACATATACTGAAGCTTTATTTGCTATAATGACATATATTGATATCAGAGAATGATGTCAGATGCTGTGATGACAATCTCAGATGGGCTTCTGTACAGTTGTCATCTTCTCCTTTCCTGTGGTTTCCACTAACTCTGGTACAGCTGTGCTCTGTCCCCCACTCTGAggataacacaaaaacacaaatcataaAAATTCACCAGGTTTTAAAAGCCCTTATTCAAACACAATACTGAGCCGTCACATCTCACATTGTCCTCCGTGCAGTCTTCATAGGTTTGCTTGTCTTTTTGTGGAACCACAGACAGCTgtacattaaacaaacaacagcaTTCATCACTAAGATATGTGTTTATTTCTCCAGCACATAATATTGCATATTCATACCTTCATGATATCAGCCAGTGACATGGGAGACATAGTTGGGTTTCCCTGCATCTGtgattgtaatatttattaGTCTTTCACATTTTATATGAAAACAAGGGTAAAAAAACTGTCCCACTGTTTATGATGTTCTTTCATAGCAACATATTTACCTTTGGGAGCATTGTAGTGGTTGGCATAGCATTCGCACCAAGCATAGCAGGGGCAGAGTGCTGTCAAGTAAGAGCACAAATTGAGAAAAAGTTCATACACATGATGAAGAAGAGTAGCAAGGCTGTTTAAGTTCCCGTACCTTAACTCGGACCCTGGCTGCGGCTCCAGCTGTCTGACCTGTCCCCATCCCAGGCTGAAGGTTATTGGGGCCTGGTATAGACACCAGCTGTAGGAAAGGATAACTCACTTATAAATCCTTGAGGAACTGCcttaaaatgttgaaaagctTAAACACATCTGAGTTCATACACACGAGACAGCTATTATGAGAGTTTGTGTAAAGGACCTGTAGTTGCTGCATGCCCATCTGGTTGTTCTGAGGAAGCACTGCTAACACAGACATGGTCTGCAAGGAAAAGGGACAGCAGCGACTGAGACTGTGGCTCAAGTTTCCCGTACCCTTTAATTCTgttgtaaatatatacattgcACCACCTAGAGATTGGTACACACCCTGTCGACAGTCTGTGGAATCTGTGGCTGGCCCTGTTGCTCCGGTGGAACAGCAAACACCACTGTCATGCCTGGCTGTAGAGCCCCAGCAGGGACTACTGCCATGCCTCCTTGATCAacagggttgccaggttgtTGGACCAGCAGTGTGCCAGCCGGTAacagctgtaaatgtaaaaaaaaagtttttattgtaAGAGCATATTGAGAGTAGGTTAGTATGTGGTCTTCTTGTACACACCCGTGAAAGCTGCCCATCTATCACCAGGCCATTTACCATCCCTGTCTTGGCAGCCATTCCACCCTTCATTACACCGGCCTTCATCATGGCTGCAGTCGCTGGTCCTGCC includes the following:
- the LOC114789075 gene encoding uncharacterized protein LOC114789075 codes for the protein MNCYLGFLFQICLALAYGGGSGSVEAGPATAAMMKAGVMKGGMAAKTGMVNGLVIDGQLSRLLPAGTLLVQQPGNPVDQGGMAVVPAGALQPGMTVVFAVPPEQQGQPQIPQTVDRTMSVLAVLPQNNQMGMQQLQLVSIPGPNNLQPGMGTGQTAGAAARVRVKHSAPAMLGANAMPTTTMLPKMQGNPTMSPMSLADIMKLSVVPQKDKQTYEDCTEDNSGGQSTAVPELVETTGKEKMTTVQKPI
- the scpp9 gene encoding secretory calcium-binding phosphoprotein 9, which encodes MKVLLIVALTLAIFNVNSGKKLALIAGLNGGILPGVNPGLTPGLTPGLVVGGRLAPAILTGGTGILGLPPIAQVVPGVSPFMMQPQVFPGAPVGFPNSLVPQPQQFPVLPPNGGMPFFGGFPQPGMLPPQQQVAGVLNPVVNAQPQMPQTPPPMRFKRMVKRRAHPLRSGLNFQTTSQRTPTTAAVSIEGSTSA